In the genome of Centropristis striata isolate RG_2023a ecotype Rhode Island chromosome 6, C.striata_1.0, whole genome shotgun sequence, the window AAGGCCTGCAGTGACTTGTGTGGTGCAGTAATCAGTGAAAATTGCCGTCTTGTGGCATGATGTCTTCTTACCTCACCCACTGAGACAGACAAGGTTTGAACAATCTTCTCATGCGCCATGGCAACAACACTCTGACCGTTTATCTCAATGATTCTGTGTCCAACACGAACACCGCCTCGCTCGGCTATGCCTCCTCGCATCAGACTGCAGATCTGAGGatgtggaaaaatatattttgcatttacCTCCATAGTATATATCAAAACTATTGCTATTGAAAAACAGCGTAGCTCTTCAGAAGCTGCCTCAATCTTAAGATTAGTGTCATGCTTCTTATTAACACTCACAATGCCATTCTGCACGCTGAAACCAAGCTGGAACTTGAGATCAGGTCTCTTGATGAGGACAGTAGTGACAGGAGGACAGCTCACAATACTCAGCTTCACTTTCACTTGGTTCTTCAGACCCTGCaccaaaaatacagatgtttattttatatgtaatattCATTTAACCAGGAAGGTCCTATTGAGATACAATATCTCTTCTGCCAGGGAGTCCTATTCAATATTGGCAGcagaataaaaaagttttattaaaaaaaggacagaaaaggacaaaaacatcACAAGAAACATATTATAACCAAATTGAACAattgacacaaataatgcaGGGGTCAGAAAGAAGAGGCATGTCAAAAAGTGGTTCTTgttaaaagcaacattttaaaggattttttaaaacatgtccaGTGAGGGAAAAGATTACACCATTAAGCTATTTTGTGAAACAGGATATGCCTGATGTGATCTGTACCTTGATGATGCCCTGACAGGTGGCCAGTGGCAGCCCCACCAGGCTGGTGTCATTGATGGACATGATCTGGTCCCCAACGCTGAGTTTTCCGGATCGAGCAGCAGGGCCGCTGTTCAGCATACTGGCCAGGATGACGGTGGGCAGAATGGAGCCCCAACCAGACTCCACGATCACCACACCGAGACTCTCCCCTTTCTGCTTCTCCACATACAGCTGGAGCAAAGAAAAAGCACCTCTCAATAActtttaagcacattttgaatGTCACATGCCAGGGGTTTGGAAGATTTGTGAGATTCTGGTGCCGCCATTTATGTGAAGGGAAATTCATCCGTCATCATGCACAATTCACCTGCagccaaataaaaaatgtcacacCTCTTTACAGTTGTCTGAGTTTGAGAAATGGACGAGGTCATCATGGTACATTTCCTGGGagttgatgatgtcactgtATTGTTTCTGGCTCAAGTCGGTCGGGTTGATGCCGTTGGCTCGCAGGAATTCTCTGTAGGCCACACTAAAAGCCTGACCGATGGACTGTGCAATGAGCTGCGCCTGTGGGAAGGGGGGAAAACTACTCAACAGAGAGGCTATCCCAGTTCATGACAGCAAAGAGCAGAGAAAGACTGCAATGTTTTTGTGACCACGGAACAAATATCTAACACAAAACTGAAGTATAAACCCCACACAGTAAAGCACTCACATCCTCTGACTCAAAGACATAGCAGATCATCCTGTACTGACTCTTCCCTTCACTGGAGTCGGGAGATTCAGAAAAATCCTCCGATGAGGCCTGAGACATGCGCCTCCGTGCCATCAGAACCACAATACTGCCAATGTCTGCGATGTAGGAGATGGTCCGCAAGGCACTGTCCATCATTGTCTCCTACGCGgagcaaaaataataacaatcatTACTCATTATATCTCAAAATACTCTTAATTAttaacacagaaagaaagaaagctgtTACTAACCTGTGTATCAGCATTCAGCACTTTGACAGCTTTAGTGGAGATAAACAGGTCCACTTCTGTCATCATTTGAGAGTCTTCATCTTGGCTCTTTGAAATAAATAGCATATTGTTTAAAtcagatatataatatatctgtACTTATATGTCACAATGCAAACTTTCAGCTCTTTGACACAACACTTTTAGACAGattagtataaaaaaaaaaggcatgcaACAGCTCCACCATGTGGTGAGGAAATGACCCCACTGCGTGTCTTACCCCCTTACAAATAAGTCAGCTGGCAATGCAGGTATATATACACTTAAAAATTCCATTAAAATCCAAAGTGAAGGGCACTTTGGGAGCACAGGCTTCTGCCAGTGCTGAACAATTACCTTGCTGTTTTACCCAGCGACATCAATTCAGATTCTTAAACCTGCAAACACACCCTGAGGCTTTGGAATCAAGTCTCTCTGTTAGTTTGATGGCTAAAGCTTAGAAGGCAACTTGTCTGATGGCAAAAATCCCAGATTCAGATCACCATCAACTTCTGATCTATCCCTCCTGGACATAAGGCCAGTCGGCTTGCCCTCTGAAATCTGTTCCTACATTTCTGAGACACAGAAACAGGAAGGAAGCATTCTGCGTCCTCCTTGGAAGATTTGAATATGCATAGATGAATCGATGGATGTTAACGACCGTCTCCCCGAAGAGAAGGATTACCTTGATGCGGCTGACCGCTTCATGGGCCTGGGACATGCGGACGGACTTGGATGGATTTTTATCAGACAACACCTGAGTGCAGCCAAGGTAGTTAGCAGCAAAGATGATCCCATCAATAAGATCCTCTGGCTCACAGGGACCTGGGACTTTGCAGCAAAACAAAACGGTTCTTACTGTAAAACACTGTAATGTACTAGAGAATTATGAAATGTAAGAATAGTATGCGATTATTACCGTCCTCAAAGCTCGGGAAAGAAGCAGCTTCCTGTGCGTTCTTTAAAATAAGTTAACATGTCAATAAGTTAGACTTCAGTGGTACAAGACGTATGGGGATAATTAGGGCAGATCACATCTCAGACAAGATATCTTCTGCTGTGTATTAAATCTTCACCTTGGGTGTGTTGCTCTCCTCTGCAGTGACGAGCTCTGGACACTGAGGCCTCCTCGGCTGCTCCGGCACCTCCTCAGGTATCACAGCTGTGCTCGGCTTCTCAGCCTGTTTGGATACAAACATCCTCTTTAACTTCAGCGAGCCTTGTTTCAACCCTAGAGCATCCCTTTAAAAGACTCACTCTTGTTAAAATGATATATTAATAGTATTTTAAGTCCTGAACATAACTACCAAATTTATAATATAACTTCCATTCATTTTCAAAGTGTTAACCCTTGAGGTGCCAATTTGCTAAAATGTCACTGTGACATATTTTTGTACACTGAAAGCTtggcatttaaaacattttcagtctGGGATATGTCGGTGattaacaacaacattgattttgataCACTGcatcaaaaactgcagttctcCATAATAAAGCAGCACTAACTCTAGTGAAAACCAGGGACATAGCATATATTTACCCTATAGGGCAAGCATTACAAAATGGCTcaattaaaaaattacaattttaaagcCAGGGCTCTGGATTGAAAGCCTGATATTATGCACAAGAATacatgattttatgctttaatgtttgtgggtcaaaatgtatgttttaatgGAGACAATTTTGTCCTTAAAGGTCTCATTTTTGGCCACACACTTTATTATAGACTTATAATATGAGTGCTCATTTCCAAAGTAGAAACAACTCacaactttgcaaaaatgtatgCCATTCGAATTAACACTGCCAAATttatcaaaaatatgtaaaaaaaaaaaaaaaagtgttaaagcCAAAATGTCTATAGTGAGGAACAAGGTGAATATGTCTTATTGTCCTGTGTAGATGAACCCCCCAGGGGAATGGGTAATAAAGACTATTTGTGGCAAAGCATATAATTAAAATGGTACTTAATTCACCCTGGGACACAGAGGAGGTAGACtgtgcagaaacaaacacaagtcACAGGGGATGGGATCTGACAAAGACCTGCCCTATTTGCATTGGTTACCTGCTGGGGTTTCTCTGgccatctctgtctctcctcaagAGGCTCCCTCTGTTGTTCTGGTGTGTGATGAGGAGCCAGGGATGGTTTGATAACCCTGGGCTCGCTCTCCCGGCTGTTCGCAGAGGGGGGACTGGGTCTGGGAACAGGAGGAGCCTCTCTGCAAGGCGGGGGCTTCTGGGTGTCAGCGGGCGGCGGAGCATGGGAATGacgaggtggtggaggaggatgtTGCTTACTGGAACCGGACCTGGCTTTGGTCCGCACCGCAGCTTTTTTGCAGTCCTTTGACAAAGTCTTTGGACGCTGTTCGGTGCTGTTGGTCGTGCATCCTTTGATCCCAGAGACAACATGCTCCACGTCCTCTACTGCTACCTTCCTCCCTCGTCCTTTACCCggcctctccttctcctttggGCCCATGTGAGATGACTCACACTTCTTACTGGCTCCTGGGATATTATGGTTTCTTGCAACTCGAGTGTTCTCTTCTCTTTCCCTTTCATCACCTCCCTTTCTTATTCTTTCATTCTCGTTGTCCTGATAAAGGCTAGTCTTCCTCTGAACACTGCTCTCCGTCTCCTCTAAATCCTCTATAAACTTGGCTCCATCTAACACCTCTTCTATCTCATCTCCGTCGCTGAAGAAGAACCTGTTCTCCTGGCCCTTCTCCACCTCCCTCTCAGCTTCATCCCCAGCAGCCGGAGCACAGTGCGACCTGAAACGATGGCCCGTCTTCTGGGGCTTAGTGTCTAATTGTGATCCCTCACATATTTCTGTGCCAGGACGAGGCCTTGGTGTGAACTGGTcactgttgttatcattaataTTATCACCTACTGCATGCTTTATATAGCCTCCGTCCTCAGGAGAGTACTGTTTGTAGTACCTCGTGTCCACAACGCCCTCTCTGTTCAGATGCAGCACCTCATCATAGTCCTGCTCCACATCAGAGCCCACGTTGTCGTACTCGGAGCAGGTGTCCTCCATGTCCTCAGGACTCGGGTCACAACTCTTGTAATAGTGGCTTGCAGGGACAGGAGGAGTCAGCTTGTCATTGTTGTCATCCTTCAAGGTACACGTGGGTTTCTCAGACGCCTCCTTCACCAAACTTCTCTGCTCTTCTTGGCTCTGTTTAATGAGTCCTGGACCGGGACACGGTGGAGGGCTGGGAGCCAATATTTTGGTAATGTTTCCTGGCTTGTTTCCATGAGCCATCACTGGCCCTGTAAGCCCACTTCCCTCAACCCTGTGAACATGAACAGAAAACAGAGATTTGATTTTTGAGATGCATTTTTACATGATACCTTCAACAGCACAGCACATTTTTCACATGCAACCAGAATGAATAGTGCTCCTGCAGTCTTAAATTTCACAAATATTCCATTCAAAGTAAACTATAAACTCAGGCCTGCTATctgtcaaacatttacattGCAGTTTGGTTTAACTTATAGAGGTTCAGTGATGAATATTCTGCCACctcatattttaaaatgagtaactggaaaataaaaaaaaactgcaatctTATCTTTTGTCTTTCTTGCTTTCccatcatttaaatatttttcttcttttccaaTATGGGTTACGATATACACAGGAGAGTGCCCTGATAAAGCCCCTCTGAGGGTTTTTTGCACTTgcatttgaattttaaaaagttgcaacattttctaaaatgtgaataaaacagtttgataATTTTCTAAtcatttgtgacatatattcaactgaaaactgtacaaaggcagtatattttatgttcaagcTTATAAACTTTAGTTTTTTGCATGCACTTtgtattctgaatttgatgcattctgtttctatttacatttaacacagcgtcacaacttttttggaatcgaggttgtaaaaaaaatactgaactaaTATGAATTTTATGAGATAATTTACACAAATCATGTTAAATTTCTTCTCGGGAACCAACATATTGTAGAAATGAACTGCCACAGGTTACATCTCTCCCTctataaatacacaaattatttagcCATTAAATTTTTGTTCCAGCTACAGAACAACCTCTCCCCTTGTTTACTTTGCAGGCTATTACAGTGCAGCCCAACAACACATTCCCTGAGAATCCTTGAAGCTTTTCACACGTTACCAGATTTAAATAACATATGATAAAACATTTGTCTCACTTTACAGAAACATTTGGAATAATATTATATCAGTGtctttgtttcatattttaaatgaattcaGTCTTGAAGTGGACTGAACAACTGGTTCAACTGGACAAACGGTGGCCACTAATTATAATGTACATCTATCTATTACTTCTATACCATAGAACACCCACTCAGTCCTTTTGTCTGAGACGCTGATGTTGTTTGTTATCTTTCATCTTGTTTTCTTGCACCTGATCTAATTTTGTCTTGATGTCCTACAGAACAGGAAACATGCAGCAAAACACTTTTCAGTGAATCAGGCCAGCAgcatgtaatgtttttaaaaaaaaaaagtaaagcatttgttactttttctactAAACGTACAACCTCACTCCCTACTGAAGCATTTATATAACGTTGTTAGTGTGAGTGCCAGATTTATGATCCATGACTTGTGTCCTCTGAGGAAAACCATCTGTAGAATTGTACATCATTGTTTTGACATCTGAACAGCATCTCTGAATGGATGTTTGCTCTGGACCCAGGAGCAACACAACATCCCATCTGCTGGCAGAATGAACAGATAATGCCACATTCACAAAAGAATGAAAACAAAGCTTCTGGGGAAAGAATTTCTTtacacttttctttgtttcttttatgattttttgggtcttttaaggagtcaaacagcaacaacaaataaaagataTCAAGCACAACATAAATACTAAATGAAAGCCATACATGCTACTGTATATTACTCTCCATGTGAATATACATGTACTACAATCCAGTTTACGTCTGTATATATTACTTCTTGTTATGCATTCACTACATTCctgtttaaaatgtacttattttagattttctatgctatatattttttgccCTTTAAATTCTCATTTTGTTGTTACTTGTCGAATcgtgattattcttttttatttatttatttatagctaTATTGCATTGTTAAACGGAGCCTGtgactttcattttcattgccagaaatgttattgttgttgttatgataaatcagaatcagaaatgcAGAAAATTGCTGGTTCAAGCCTCTCCAATAATAATTTCTTACCTTTTTAACAGTGTGGAGGTGCCATCATGAACATGAACATCAAAAAATATGATGGACAGTTGGTCAGACAACAAAAAGCTTCCTAAAGCTGTTACTTTGGGTTCTGTGAAAAATATGAATGgtattttaactattttcttACATTCAATACACCAAAGAAAACTAAATGGCAGATGGACAGctaaagaaaatacattataGTTAGCTGCAGCCCTACAGTAGGCCTACAATGCcagtataaaattatattattaggaaaattcatcaattcagaataataaacaaaaagaccCAATGCATTTGAACCAaccagactgtttttttttaaataatacctTCAATTATCCCCTTCCATAATATCTATTTTTCATCTATAGTGTGATTTTAACCTAAAGAAAAGCCACATACCCCTGAAAAATGTGATCATGCTGTTCTCAGCAAAGGCTTTGTCACTTGATTAGTACTGGATGTATCAGAGCTGAACACTGTGGTCTGATACCCGCCCAGTCTACACATGTCAACACCCTCATCTAAACATGAATCATGTAAGCTTGAAGTGGGAGGGGGGGATAACATAGTACGATTGCGCTGTTTGGGCTCAAGCTTTCTGATATGATTTATGTTTATCACACCACACACAATAAATCCCATCAGTGTTGATCGGATGATAATGCAACTGAGATTATGgtattatgaataaaaacctAATCCTCCCCAGATCACCTCCAATACAGTACAACAAGCGGACCTAATCATGACctctccatggtgctgaagtGCTAATTAAAAACAATGAGGTTCATTATAGTGTTGCGTTGATTTTCAGTTTTGGATTCCACGCATTTCGCCCTGCCCTTGACGTATTTGTGGTGGTATTTTATAAACCCATTACGCCGAACTTTTGCCGCAGCTGCAGGAGTGGTTGTTGTGGTTTGCTCCGGTTTCCCCCCACAAGTGGACGCCGCATTCCCATCTGCTTAAATATCGATAAGATAATCGGATATATGGTTTTCCTGCGCACATATATAGCACGCAGTGATGGAGCTGGCTCGCTGCACGcattacacgcacacacacgcacgctcaCTGCTGTTTTTCATCATCTGGAAGCAAATATTATCCTGCTGCAATTCACATCGACCTTGATTTGGAGCATCGAGACTGCACCATGCTGACATCCAGCTTATGGGCTGATGTTGGACCACAGGAGCACATCCAGCATTGTCCTCAGCTCTGTTATCGCAAGCCGAAAAGGCCTATATGCATCACTGTTACATTCCCCCCTCCATCCATGCACAGATGATCTTAAACGTGCCACTTACCAACATCAGTCCTGCCGGCGGCCCTCCTTGTGAAAATGCCCGTGTGCTGATCAGATCAGATTGCTCTCCGGAATGGTGATTTTTGAATAAAAGCCGCACAGCAGCCCAGGAACCTGTGTAGAAAATACACCCCCCATCATGTGCTCACCGCTCTGTCCCccaacaacaaataacacagAGAAAAGCATATTGTGCACGCAGTCAAACATACGCCTAAACAACGGATTcgtatacattattattattattattattattattattattattattatgttttaacaGTGCTGTTAAGGCTGTAAAATGCttgattcatatattttttgcattattttacaatttaatttttaaattataaacaaatacatatcgtacatttggaagattttttacatttattttgcagtTAAGCATACGCCTAAATGACTGActtatatacattaaaaatgtaaagaaataataataatgtctcaCCTTTTTTAAACAGTGCTGAGGTGTCATTTAGGATATAAAGGAGCcgattcaaatatattttgcattatattacaattttattttttaattttttttctgcgtTTAGGTAGCTGGGAAAATATCGATGTAGTCGGGATCGATTATTTCTCACTGAAAGGCTATCTGCGCTCCGCTGGTTACGCCTGCCTGAGAAGCGGGACTGTTTTTTATCGTGCAGCTATTCGCTTCAACCGGTATGTTTTGAATTGACAGTctttatattaatgtttttgtcgCTTTTATAATCCATGTGTGGAGCAACAAAGGCTAGacatgtgttttaatgtataaTAAAGTTTTTCTGAGCCAATTTAGCATTCGAGTAAGCTAAATAGACCCATAGCATTATCCATCGACCTGTCCACTCCTTCGAGCATACAACAAAGAGAAGCTCTTAAATAGCATAAACGTTTTTATCTGCCAGCGCCACTTTCGGCTCCATCATGACCgagaaagacaacaaagacaaactcAAGCGAAGTTTGTCCAGGAGTAAGAAGAAAAGCAGTGTCAAAGCTGGGATTTGTGCCACCACAACTCCCATCACCTCGTTCTTCAGCAGCCAGCCTCCACCCAGGCTGGCCTGTCCCCTGTGTGGCCAACTGGTACCAAGATTCAGGATCAATGAGCACATTGATCTGCAATGTCAGAACtttgagagaggagacagcagtgCCGCCTCAGCAAGTAATAGTGTTGTGCCAAGCAGCCAGCTGTCACCCAGGAGGAATCCCCCAAAGTCCCCAGAGCTGGACCCAAAGAGGGAAGAAGAGACCAAGACCAGcccttattttaaaaagaataacTCTCAGCAGGAGCAAAGGGAGTTGAAAAGGAAAAGTGTGGTCAGGACGATTGACCTTGGGAGTCTCTCCTCCAAGTTATCTAGTAAATGTCATAAAGTACGTGAGAGGACACAGACAGAGGACAAACATGCTCCTGAAAAGGAGACTTATTCTCCTGAGACACTCAGCAGCTCACAGAAAGAAAACCTTCAGAGTTTAGAGGACGAAAATGATTGTATGACAGTCAATGACCTTACAGACGCTAGTGCTCCAACAGCAGCGGAAGATCTGGTAGGTTCAGAGAAAGGACATGATGTTGAACACAAAGCATCAAAATCAGAGAGTTCCCCAAAACAGGTTGCTCCAAAGCTGCGCTCTTCTTCCTTCAAACTATcaaagagaaagaaggaaacaacTCCCTCCGACAGGGTGTTTGATTTCAGAAAGAAAGCAAAATATGAGGGGAGCAGCAGGGATCCACAGGGGGTGTTATCTAGTGAAAGTATAGCAGATATGGACCAGCTTAAAACGGAGGTACATTCTACAACTACTTGTGAAGCCCCTCTGAGTTCAGAGGAAACACATGAGAAAAGTGCTGCAGCGATCAATAGTGACTCACTGGCGGAGTCTGCTGCTGAGAACATTACTAGTGAACAAGCTGTCGAGAGCTCTCACCCCCTACGACTTCCCTACTACCTCCGTAACTTCAGGACCGTGCTACAGGCTGTGCTGGAGAATGAGGACGACAGGTCACTGTTCAACCAGGAGGATATGTCAcctgtacatgcatttgagaaaCTCTCAGGTATGCTGACGTATCACTCAGTCGTTGTTGTTCAGCATAAGTAAGGCCTCATCACTCACATGTGTTTTTCCCTTGCATAGTCATGGGGCAGAAGCTGTATGTGAGACTCTTTCAGAGGAAACTGAAGTGGCTGCAAGTAAATAAACTGGATTATGAGGAGATATGCAGCGACCTGGGACCTGTTGCTCAGGAGCTGGTTCAAGCCGGTTTTCTACAGGCAGGTAAATAATCCCTGAGGATACATTTTGTTGCATCTTTCGGAAAGTAAGCTATAACCTTTTGGATCGCTGGGATATTTGTAGGGCTGCTAGGTTATCacaataatgattatttttagtaaatataaagatcacAATTATATTACTTGATTACTCATTAACTTTGGAAACATCACGCATTTGTTGAACTtaagataagactttttttataacagtttttaacaatttacaaCTTTATAActgaaaaacaatttaatttttttttaaagaaaatacaaaaaaagctaATAGATaacgcatatatatatatatatatatatatatatatatatatatatatacatttaaagaaatataaagatAATCAAGTAAATTATGTCAAAACAAATAAGACTTATTCTGTTATAAT includes:
- the apba2a gene encoding amyloid-beta A4 precursor protein-binding family A member 2, giving the protein MAHGNKPGNITKILAPSPPPCPGPGLIKQSQEEQRSLVKEASEKPTCTLKDDNNDKLTPPVPASHYYKSCDPSPEDMEDTCSEYDNVGSDVEQDYDEVLHLNREGVVDTRYYKQYSPEDGGYIKHAVGDNINDNNSDQFTPRPRPGTEICEGSQLDTKPQKTGHRFRSHCAPAAGDEAEREVEKGQENRFFFSDGDEIEEVLDGAKFIEDLEETESSVQRKTSLYQDNENERIRKGGDEREREENTRVARNHNIPGASKKCESSHMGPKEKERPGKGRGRKVAVEDVEHVVSGIKGCTTNSTEQRPKTLSKDCKKAAVRTKARSGSSKQHPPPPPRHSHAPPPADTQKPPPCREAPPVPRPSPPSANSRESEPRVIKPSLAPHHTPEQQREPLEERQRWPEKPQQAEKPSTAVIPEEVPEQPRRPQCPELVTAEESNTPKNAQEAASFPSFEDVPGPCEPEDLIDGIIFAANYLGCTQVLSDKNPSKSVRMSQAHEAVSRIKSQDEDSQMMTEVDLFISTKAVKVLNADTQETMMDSALRTISYIADIGSIVVLMARRRMSQASSEDFSESPDSSEGKSQYRMICYVFESEDAQLIAQSIGQAFSVAYREFLRANGINPTDLSQKQYSDIINSQEMYHDDLVHFSNSDNCKELYVEKQKGESLGVVIVESGWGSILPTVILASMLNSGPAARSGKLSVGDQIMSINDTSLVGLPLATCQGIIKGLKNQVKVKLSIVSCPPVTTVLIKRPDLKFQLGFSVQNGIICSLMRGGIAERGGVRVGHRIIEINGQSVVAMAHEKIVQTLSVSVGEINMKTMPAVMFRLLTGQETPLYI